The following are encoded in a window of Staphylococcus piscifermentans genomic DNA:
- the rsmG gene encoding 16S rRNA (guanine(527)-N(7))-methyltransferase RsmG — MSVEWLAEKLEEHDITLSDKQKQQFQTYYEKLVEWNEKMNLTSITDEEGVYLKHFYDSITAAFFMDMNQELSICDVGAGAGFPSIPLKIVFPQLKVTIVDSLNKRIQFLNHLADALDLHGVCFVHERAENFGNFRGDNRESYDIVTARAVARLSVLSELCLPLVKTGGHFIAMKSAKGEEELEEARFGIGVFGGRVEAVETFELPGDAGERQMIIIEKRSKTPKKYPRKAGTPNKSPLLK; from the coding sequence ATGAGTGTTGAATGGCTGGCTGAGAAGCTTGAAGAACATGACATAACATTAAGTGATAAACAAAAACAGCAGTTTCAAACTTACTATGAAAAGCTTGTAGAGTGGAATGAAAAGATGAACTTAACAAGCATTACTGATGAAGAAGGCGTTTATTTAAAGCACTTTTATGACTCCATCACTGCAGCATTTTTCATGGACATGAATCAAGAATTGAGTATTTGTGATGTCGGCGCAGGTGCCGGCTTCCCAAGTATTCCTTTAAAAATTGTATTTCCGCAATTAAAAGTGACGATTGTAGATTCTTTAAATAAACGCATTCAATTCTTAAATCATCTTGCTGATGCTTTAGATTTGCACGGTGTCTGTTTTGTCCATGAACGTGCAGAGAATTTCGGCAACTTCAGAGGAGACAACCGGGAGTCTTATGACATTGTCACAGCGCGTGCTGTAGCGCGTCTTTCAGTCTTAAGCGAACTATGCTTGCCGTTAGTGAAGACAGGCGGTCATTTTATCGCGATGAAATCTGCTAAAGGTGAAGAAGAATTAGAGGAAGCTCGATTTGGTATTGGTGTGTTCGGTGGAAGAGTAGAAGCGGTTGAAACATTTGAATTACCTGGTGATGCAGGAGAACGTCAAATGATTATTATTGAAAAGCGTAGTAAAACACCCAAAAAATATCCACGTAAAGCGGGCACACCTAATAAATCTCCTTTACTAAAATAA
- the mnmG gene encoding tRNA uridine-5-carboxymethylaminomethyl(34) synthesis enzyme MnmG codes for MSLDYDVIVIGAGHAGIEAGLASARRGAKTLMLTINLDNVGFMPCNPSVGGPAKGIVVREIDALGGQMAKTIDRTHIQMRMLNTGKGPAVRALRAQADKVLYQKEMKRVLEDEENLHLMQGMVDDLIIEDDEIKGVRTNIGTEYRAQAVVITTGTFLRGEIILGNLKYSSGPNHQLPSVTLADNLRELGFDIVRFKTGTPPRVNAKTIDYSKTEIQPGDDVGRAFSFDTTEYILDQLPCWLTYTNAKTHQVIDDNLHLSAMYSGMIKGTGPRYCPSIEDKYVRFNDKPRHQLFLEPEGRDTNEVYVQGLSTSLPEHVQREMLQTIEGLEKADMMRAGYAIEYDAIVPTQLWPTLETKKIKNLYTAGQINGTSGYEEAAGQGIMAGINAAGRVLGENEVVLSRSDAYIGVLIDDLVTKGTNEPYRLLTSRAEYRLLLRHDNADLRLTDLGHEIGLISDERYARFNAKRDQIEAEKERLANVRIKPNEHTQEVIKAHNGSPLKDGILAIELLRRPEMDYQAILDILEEEHQISADVEEQVEIQTKYEGYINKSLQQVEKVKRMEQKKIPHDLDYSKIDSLASEAREKLAEVKPLNIAQASRISGVNPADISILLVYLEQGKLERVK; via the coding sequence ATGAGTTTGGATTATGATGTAATTGTCATCGGTGCTGGACATGCAGGAATTGAAGCAGGTTTAGCTTCTGCAAGACGTGGCGCTAAAACTTTAATGCTGACAATTAATTTAGATAATGTTGGATTTATGCCATGTAACCCATCAGTAGGCGGACCAGCCAAAGGAATTGTAGTACGTGAAATTGATGCACTTGGCGGTCAAATGGCTAAAACAATAGATAGAACACATATTCAAATGCGTATGTTGAACACAGGTAAAGGTCCTGCTGTGCGTGCATTGAGAGCACAAGCTGATAAAGTGTTATACCAAAAAGAAATGAAACGCGTATTAGAAGATGAAGAGAACTTGCATCTGATGCAAGGTATGGTAGACGATTTAATCATTGAAGATGATGAAATTAAAGGTGTGCGTACGAATATCGGTACAGAATACCGCGCACAAGCAGTGGTTATTACTACTGGTACGTTCTTACGCGGAGAAATTATTTTAGGAAACTTGAAATATTCAAGCGGCCCTAACCATCAATTACCATCTGTTACTTTAGCAGATAACTTACGCGAACTTGGATTTGACATTGTACGTTTCAAAACTGGAACACCACCACGTGTGAATGCTAAAACGATTGATTACAGCAAAACAGAAATTCAACCAGGCGATGATGTAGGTCGTGCATTCAGCTTCGACACAACTGAATATATCTTAGATCAACTTCCATGCTGGTTGACTTATACGAATGCTAAAACACACCAAGTAATTGATGATAATTTACATTTATCTGCAATGTACTCAGGTATGATTAAAGGCACTGGTCCACGTTATTGCCCTTCTATTGAAGATAAATATGTACGTTTTAACGATAAACCACGTCATCAGTTATTCTTAGAACCTGAAGGCCGCGACACTAATGAAGTTTATGTCCAAGGCTTATCAACAAGCTTGCCTGAACATGTACAACGTGAAATGCTTCAAACTATAGAAGGTTTAGAAAAAGCAGATATGATGCGTGCAGGCTATGCCATTGAATATGACGCGATTGTACCGACTCAACTATGGCCGACATTAGAAACTAAGAAAATTAAAAACTTATATACGGCTGGTCAAATTAACGGTACTTCAGGTTATGAAGAAGCGGCTGGTCAAGGTATTATGGCTGGTATTAATGCTGCCGGCAGGGTGCTCGGAGAAAACGAAGTAGTCTTAAGTCGTTCAGATGCATATATCGGCGTACTGATTGATGACCTTGTTACTAAAGGTACAAACGAACCTTATCGTTTATTAACTTCACGTGCCGAATATCGCTTATTATTGCGTCATGACAATGCCGACTTACGTTTAACTGACTTAGGTCATGAAATTGGTTTGATTTCAGATGAACGTTACGCACGTTTCAATGCGAAACGAGATCAAATTGAAGCGGAAAAAGAACGCTTAGCTAACGTTCGTATTAAACCTAATGAGCATACACAAGAAGTCATTAAAGCTCATAACGGTTCACCACTTAAAGACGGCATCCTAGCAATTGAATTATTACGCCGTCCAGAAATGGATTATCAAGCCATTTTAGATATCTTAGAAGAAGAACACCAAATTTCTGCAGATGTGGAAGAACAAGTAGAAATTCAAACGAAATACGAAGGTTATATCAATAAATCATTGCAACAAGTTGAAAAAGTAAAACGTATGGAACAGAAAAAAATTCCGCATGATTTGGACTATAGTAAAATTGACAGCTTAGCAAGTGAAGCAAGAGAAAAATTAGCTGAAGTCAAACCATTGAATATTGCACAAGCTTCACGTATTTCAGGTGTTAATCCTGCTGATATTTCAATTTTACTTGTATATTTAGAACAAGGAAAACTTGAAAGGGTGAAATAG